In Osmerus eperlanus chromosome 17, fOsmEpe2.1, whole genome shotgun sequence, a single genomic region encodes these proteins:
- the LOC134038042 gene encoding transcription factor EC-like encodes MTRCCVVKVVQLQLTEIQILPVQTHLENSKFHLHQSQSQQVKQYLTLGSKLAGGQGQGHTAPGHPHAPGQPLGAVPVMRNGHMPSVSDGSPNSPVTLLTLAASHDSEFPMDEVIDDLISLESGFNDGGLDCMESNIMMQNNVSLSGSMLDLYGGEPEHDTRVMAKERQKKDNHNLRPSKRALRK; translated from the exons ATGACTCGGTGCTGTGTGGTCAAGGTGGTGCAGCTGCAGCTCACAGAGATCCAGATCCTACCG GTCCAGACTCACCTGGAGAACTCCAAGTTCCACTTGCACCAGAGCCAGAGCCAGCAGGTCAAGCAGTACCTGACGTTGGGTTCCAAGCTGGCTGGGGGCCAAGGCCAGGGCCACACCGCCCCAGGACACCCCCACGCCCCTGGGCAGCCCCTGGGAGCAGTGCCCGTCATGAGGAACGGACACATGCCCTCCGTCAGCGATGGGAGCCCCAACAGTCCTgtcaccctgctcaccctggcAGCCAGCCACGACAGTGAG TTTCCAATGGATGAAGTTATTGATGACCTTATAAGTCTTGAGTCCGGGTTCAATGATGGGGGCTTGGATTGTATGGAATCTAACATCATGATGCAAAACAAT gtATCCCTCAGTGGCAGCATGCTGGACCTCTATGGGGGTGAACCAG AACACGACACCAGGGTGATGGCTAAAGAGAGGCAGAAGAAAGACAACCACAATTTGA GACCCAGCAAAAGAGCCCTGCGCAAATGA